The nucleotide sequence TGCAAAGAGGAGGTTCAGGATGGTGGCAGACCGTTAAGATTGGATGTGGTGCTGCACCAATTGAATTGGACGATGGATGGTTAATATTCTACCATGGTGTTACCGGTACTTGCAATGGACTAGTTTACTCTATGAGCGCTGCAATATTAGATAAAGATAATCCATCAAAAGTGATATACCGTGCTGGAAGCTTTATGTTAACTCCTGAAGAGTGGTATGAAGAAAGAGGTTTTGTTCCAAATGTGGTATTCCCATGTGCTGCCTTATGTGATGCGGAAACTGGTAGAATAGCTGTTTACTATGGTGCAGCAGATACCTATGTTGCTGTAGCTTATACAACTGTAGAAGAAACCGTTAAGTTTATTAAAGAACACAATGAGCTGGTGGGCTTAGATGGTACAGACGGAAGGATGTAGAGGGAGTTATATTATGAACAAGCTATATGAGTGCCAAATTGAACATTTAAAGGATTATAGAGGCATTGGTGAAGCACCGGAAGATTATGATGAATATTGGGAAAGAGCCAAGAGAGATTTAGAAAAAGCTTCCTTGGATTATGAACTGGTAAATAGCGACTTTGTTGCCCGAAGCTGTGAAGCCTATGACTTGTATTTTACAGGTGTAGGAGGAGCAAGAATTCACTGTCAATTTTTAAAGCCCAAAAATGTTAAAGGGAAAGCACCAGCTATTGCAATGTTCCATGGATATTGGAGCAACTGCGGTGAATGGAGTGGAAAGTTACAGTACATTGCAGAAGGCTTCTGCGTTTTAGCAATGGATGTCAGGGGTCAGGGCGGTACAAGTATTGATAACGGTACTTACAAAGGTAATACTCAAAGTGGACATATTATCCGTGGGCTAGAAGGTGATAGTCCTGATGATATGTTTTATAGGAATGTATATTTAGATACTGCTCAATGCGTAAGAATTTTACAAAGTATGGAATTCGTCGACAAGAAGAATGTATTTGCAACCGGGGCTTCACAAGGTGGAGCATTAGCAATTGCGTGTGCATCATTAGTTGATGACTTAAAAGGTGCAGTGGCTATATATCCTTTTCTTTGTGACTTCAGAGGCATTTATCAAAATAATTTTATCTGCCCTAGCTATGAAGAGATTACTTGGTATTTTAGACAACGAGATCCAAATCATTTAACAGAAGACTTTTTCTTTGAACGTTTAGGATATATAGATCTAAAAAATCGTACCAAAGACATCAAGTGTAATGTCTTATGGATGACAGCTTTGATGGATAAAGTGTGTCCTCCTTTTTCCCAGATGGCAGCCTATAACAATATTTCTTCGGAAAAGAATATTATATTTTTTCCTGAATATGAGCATGAGTACTTACTAAACTCGGGAGACATAATTTTAAAATATTTTATTGAAAGATTAGAAGCTGAATAAAAGCGCACCATTATGTGCGCTTTTTCTAAAATAAAGGAGGCGTGAGCAAAGTGAAAATAGCTTCATTATATAAAGAAACAAAGGATGAGTTGTTAAAACATATTATGCCTTTTTGGAATGGGCTAAAGGACCCATTGGGAGGCTTCTATGGATATATGGATTATAATTTGGCAGTTGATAAAAAGGCGATAAAGGGTGTTATACTAAACAGCCGTATTCTGTGGTTTTATTCAAATGTTCATCTAACCTGCAAAAATGAAGGAGCTTTAGCTTATGCAAAGCATGCCTATGAATTTTTAAAGAATTATTGTGTTGATAAAGAAATGGGGGGCGTATACTGGTCCCTAAACCATGATGGAACACCTTTTGACGATATGAAACATACTTACAATATTGCTTTTGCCATATATGGCTTGACCTCTTTCTATGATGCTACAAAAGATGAGGAGGCCCTTAGGTTAGCCTATGAACTATTTGAAGTTATAGAGACAAAATGCAGGGATGAATATGGATATACAGAAGCTTTCGACAGAAAGTGGAATTTAATAGATAATGAACAGCTTTCCGAAGACGGATACCATGCGGATAAGACCATGAATACCTTGCTCCATATTATAGAAGCATATACGGAGCTTTACCGCGTGGATAAAAATGAAAGAGTAAGAGAAAAGCTGAAAGAGGCTGTGCTTACTTGCAAAAACAAAGTTTATAATGCAGATACAAAAATTTTAGGAGTGTTTTTTGATACTAAGATGAATTCAATAGCTGATATATACTCCTATGGACATGACATTGAGGCTAGCTGGCTTATAGATAGAGCTTGTGAGGTATTAGCTGATGATAAGCTCACAAAGGAGATAGCACCAATGACTGCTGAAATTGTAGATATGGTGCTGAAGACTGCTTATGATAAGGGTGCTATGAACAACCAGTATTGCCGTGGAAATATTGATAAGAACAGGGTATGGTGGGTACAGGCAGAGAGTGTTGTGGGATTTCTAAATGCTTATGAAAAAACAAGAAATGAGGAGTATTTGCAAGTTGCTATAAATATATGGAATTACATTAAAAAGTATCTTATAGATAAAAGAGAGGGGTCAGAATGGTTTTGGCTTTTAGACTACAGCAATAACCCTGTAGTAGGAAAACCTATTGTAGAGCCTTGGAAGTGCCCTTATCACAATGGAAGAATGTGTATGGAGGTAATTAAAAGATATGAAAAGCTTTGATGAATTAGTTAGACAAGAACAAGAAAAGTATGAGGCCTTAATAACAAGGAAAAATGAAAAAGCAGAGCGATACAATGGCATATACGACAGATATAAATATCCTGTTTTAACTCGGGATCATGCTCCTTTAATCTGGAGATATGACTTTAACCCTGAGACAAATCCCTACTTTATGGAGCGTCTGGGCATTAATGCTGTAATGAACTCCGGGGCTATAGAACTAGATGGAAAGTTCTATCTTGTTGCCAGGGTTGAAGGAAACGATAGAAAGTCATTCTTTGCTGTAGCGGAGAGTGATAATGGAATTGATAACTTTAGATTCTGGGATTATCCTGTAGTACTTCCAGATACATGTCCTGAGGAAACAAATGTGTATGATATGCGCTTAACCAAGCATGAAGATGGATATATATATGGAGTATTTTGCTCAGAAAGCAAGGATAAGTCCAATCCTGACTTGTCTGCAGCTACTGCTCAGGCTGGTATTGTGAGAACTAAGGATCTAAAGACCTGGGATAGACTTCCTAACTTAAAGACAAAATCCCCTCAACAGAGAAATGTAGTGCTTCATCCGGAGTTTGTAGATGGTAAGTATGCCTTCTATACCAGACCACAGGATGATTTTATTCAAACCGGATCCGGTGGTGGCATATGCTTTGGACTTTGCGATGATATAAATAATCCGGTGATTACGACGGATGAAGTGGTTATAAGTCCTAGAATTTACCATACCATTACAGAGGTTAAAAATGGAGCGGGAGCGGTTCCAATCAAAACACCGAAGGGATGGATTCATATTGCCCATGGTGTTAGAAATACTGCTGCAGGCCTGCGTTATGTAATCTATGTTTTTGCCACAGACTTAAAGGATCCTTCAAAGTTAATTGCAAGTCCATCCGGTGTATTTATTGCACCCCTTGGAGAAGAGAGAGTTGGGGACGTGTCAAATGTTGTATTTACAAATGGTGCAATTGCAAGAGAAAATGGCGATGTTTACATCTATTATGCATCTTCTGATACTAGAGTCCATGTGGCTACAACTACAATAGATATGTTAATTGATTATACTTTTAACACTCCATCAGATCCTCTCAGATCTACTGACTGTGTAAAACAGAGATGTGAGTTAATTACAAGAAATTTAGAATACTTAAGAAAAAATAAAGAAGAGGTATAGTATGGAATATGTAAAAGGTTTTACATTTGGATTTATGACCGGTGCAGGCAAATATGCAGATGAAGCGTCAAAACGATCCTTAAAATTAATGAAGGAAAAAACAGCATCAGATACAGTAATATTAGCATTAAGTGCTCTTCAAGATACTGCTCACTCGGAGTATGTAGATTATAAAGGCAGCCATATGCCTACGGATGATGAAGTACGTGGAATCATTAGCTATGCACAAGAATTGGGGCTAAGAGTATTTTTAAAACCTCTTGTGAACTGTAAAAATGGTGTATGGAGGGCACATATAAATTTCTTTGATGTGGACGTTCCCTGTGAACCAAAATGGAGTAATTGGTTTGAAAGCTATACAGACTATCAGCTTCATTATGCTGAAATTGCAGAGGAAACGGGCTGTGAAATGCTCATTATAGGCTGTGAGATGGTACAGGCACAAAGGAAGTCTGATTATTGGAGGGGATTGATAAAAAAGGTCCGTGAAAAATACAGAGGTTTGATTTCTTATAATACTGATAAGTACCAGGAAGAACATGTTGACTGGTGGGATGCAGTAGATGTAATATCCTCCAGCGGCTATTATCCAATAAATGATTGGGATAAGCAGTTGCAGAGGATAAAGAAAGCTATAGAGCCGTATAACAAGCCTTTCTTTTTTGCAGAAAGCGGATGTCCAAGCAGAACCGGATCTTCCATGATACCTAATGACTGGACTCTAATAGGTGCTGTAAACTTAAAAGAGCAGGAAAACTACTATAAGACTATGTTTGAAAGATTGACTGAAGAAAACTGGATAAGAGGTTTTGGGCTTTGGGACTGGCCTTCTCACTTATATGAGGAGAAGGATGGGGCTAGTGATAATGGTTATGCAGTTTACGGAAAGCCGGCCTGTGAAGTAATTTATAGCTTTTATTCCTCAATAAAGTAGTCAGGATGTGGCCATATGCTTATTCAAGAAAACTCTAAACTGGTGATGATCGGTGATTCTATTACCGATGCAGGAAGAAATTATAATGTGGGTGAAGGTTGGCAAGATTCCTTTGGATATGGATATGTAAATTTAGTTAATGGAATGATACTGTCAACTTATCCTGAGAAGAAGATCAGAATAGTTAA is from Clostridium thermarum and encodes:
- a CDS encoding alpha/beta fold hydrolase, giving the protein MNKLYECQIEHLKDYRGIGEAPEDYDEYWERAKRDLEKASLDYELVNSDFVARSCEAYDLYFTGVGGARIHCQFLKPKNVKGKAPAIAMFHGYWSNCGEWSGKLQYIAEGFCVLAMDVRGQGGTSIDNGTYKGNTQSGHIIRGLEGDSPDDMFYRNVYLDTAQCVRILQSMEFVDKKNVFATGASQGGALAIACASLVDDLKGAVAIYPFLCDFRGIYQNNFICPSYEEITWYFRQRDPNHLTEDFFFERLGYIDLKNRTKDIKCNVLWMTALMDKVCPPFSQMAAYNNISSEKNIIFFPEYEHEYLLNSGDIILKYFIERLEAE
- a CDS encoding AGE family epimerase/isomerase, which gives rise to MKIASLYKETKDELLKHIMPFWNGLKDPLGGFYGYMDYNLAVDKKAIKGVILNSRILWFYSNVHLTCKNEGALAYAKHAYEFLKNYCVDKEMGGVYWSLNHDGTPFDDMKHTYNIAFAIYGLTSFYDATKDEEALRLAYELFEVIETKCRDEYGYTEAFDRKWNLIDNEQLSEDGYHADKTMNTLLHIIEAYTELYRVDKNERVREKLKEAVLTCKNKVYNADTKILGVFFDTKMNSIADIYSYGHDIEASWLIDRACEVLADDKLTKEIAPMTAEIVDMVLKTAYDKGAMNNQYCRGNIDKNRVWWVQAESVVGFLNAYEKTRNEEYLQVAINIWNYIKKYLIDKREGSEWFWLLDYSNNPVVGKPIVEPWKCPYHNGRMCMEVIKRYEKL
- a CDS encoding glycosidase, with translation MKSFDELVRQEQEKYEALITRKNEKAERYNGIYDRYKYPVLTRDHAPLIWRYDFNPETNPYFMERLGINAVMNSGAIELDGKFYLVARVEGNDRKSFFAVAESDNGIDNFRFWDYPVVLPDTCPEETNVYDMRLTKHEDGYIYGVFCSESKDKSNPDLSAATAQAGIVRTKDLKTWDRLPNLKTKSPQQRNVVLHPEFVDGKYAFYTRPQDDFIQTGSGGGICFGLCDDINNPVITTDEVVISPRIYHTITEVKNGAGAVPIKTPKGWIHIAHGVRNTAAGLRYVIYVFATDLKDPSKLIASPSGVFIAPLGEERVGDVSNVVFTNGAIARENGDVYIYYASSDTRVHVATTTIDMLIDYTFNTPSDPLRSTDCVKQRCELITRNLEYLRKNKEEV
- a CDS encoding glycoside hydrolase family 113, yielding MEYVKGFTFGFMTGAGKYADEASKRSLKLMKEKTASDTVILALSALQDTAHSEYVDYKGSHMPTDDEVRGIISYAQELGLRVFLKPLVNCKNGVWRAHINFFDVDVPCEPKWSNWFESYTDYQLHYAEIAEETGCEMLIIGCEMVQAQRKSDYWRGLIKKVREKYRGLISYNTDKYQEEHVDWWDAVDVISSSGYYPINDWDKQLQRIKKAIEPYNKPFFFAESGCPSRTGSSMIPNDWTLIGAVNLKEQENYYKTMFERLTEENWIRGFGLWDWPSHLYEEKDGASDNGYAVYGKPACEVIYSFYSSIK